A window of Deinococcus aquaedulcis genomic DNA:
GCTGTCCAGGTGAAACTCGGTGAGGCGCTCGCCGTGCCGGATGGTGAGGCCCTCCGGCAAGGCCGGGTGCGGCACCGTCACGTCGGCCAGGGGGTAGGGCGCCGCGCCCACCCGGAAGAGGCTGCTGGCATGTCCGCCAATGCGGTGAATGCCTCCTACGCGGTCATACAGCACGTCCACCGCTTGCAGAGCGGTGGCGGGCAGGTCCCGCCAGTTCTCAGGCCGCACGCCCCGCAACCCGTCCAAGCCCCGAACCTCGTAGCCGCGCGCCTGAAGGTCGGCCAGTAGCGGGGGCAGGTGTAGCGCTGCCGGATCGGTGCCGGACCGTTCCAGCAGCGCGCCGGGGCGCCGGCCGCGCAGTGGCCCGCCCCACGCACCGCTCGGCTGGCCCACCACGGGTGTGAGGCCGCTCCAGCGCCCAGCCAGGGTGGCGGCCACCCGGCTGACCCCGGGACCGGGGGCGAAGAGGGTGGGGGGCGTGCCCAGCAGGGCCGCGAAGTCGTGGCGGGCCACCCGCACCTGCCGGGCCAGCGCCCACGGACCAGTCCACGGCCCCGGTCCCACCAGGGGCAACACCGTGTGCCCTTCTCGGCCTGCCTGCTGGACCAGGGCCGGATGGGCGCGGGCGGCCGCCTCGTCAAAGAGGAAGGTCGCGGTGGCGCCCGCTGCCTGGAGCGCGTCCAGCAGCGCCGGCGTTACCTGGGGGTCCGGGCCGCCGCGCAGCAGCAGCCCCACCCCCGGCTGGGCACTGCGGGCCCGGCGCACGGTGCCCAGCCCGGCCCAGCGCGTGGCCTGCTCGGCGGCCCAGGCGACGCCGCCCAGGGCCGTCCCCAGCGCCAGCACCTGCCGCCATGGCCTGTTCACAGCGGCCACTGTAGCAGCCTGCCCCGCGCGGGGCGGCAGGGCCACGGTCCCTTCAGGGCATGGGCACCAGGGTGTCGTGCCACAGGGCGCGCCGGGCCTGCTCTCCTGCGGTGGTCAGGGTCAGCCCCGAGAGGGACAAGCCCGCCACCTGCGGCGCCTGGGCGGTGTAGGCCGGCCAGTCTGGACCGGGTCGGCCACTATGCACAAACGCCGCCCACGCGGCCTGCATCTGGCGGGCCAGGGCGGTGCGGCGCCCGGCCTCGCCCCCGCGCAGCAGCCCCGAAGCGTGGCCCAGCGGGCGCGGCCACAGAAACAGCAGGTCCATCCCGTGCGTGGCCCCCAGCCCAAACAGGCGCGTGCCCCAGTCAAAGCGGTAGCGGTACACCGGGGCCTCTGGCGGATGGGCCCCCAGCAGGGCGTCGTTGCCTACGTGAAAAAACAAATCGGTGCCCAGGGCCACCAGACCGTCCGGGGTGTCCGGGTACTGGGCCAGCACCGCGCGCACCTGCCCCGGTGCCAAGTGGGGCACCATCACCCGGGTCAGCAGGGCGCGGTCGGTGCGCGGAAAGATACGGTCGGGCACCTTTACGAACAGGGAATAGTCCTCGCGGGCGGCGCCCAGCAGCAGTGGCACGGAGGCCGCCGGGGCCGACAGCAGGGCCTCTGGGCCGCCCGGCAGCACACGGCCGTCCAGAAAGGGCCGGGAATTCAGGCGCCGGGGCCGCACCTGTTCCAGGCGGTGCAGCGCCCGCACGAAGGCCTCCGGCGGCAGGGTGAGCAGCCGGTCCACGGTGCGCGGGCCCACGCCCAGCACGTCGGCATAGGCCTGCGCCAGCGAAAGGCTGTTGTCCCAGGGGCTCACCTGATTCAGCGTGCCGCTTTGCACGATGGCCCCGGCCATCAAGGGGGCCGCCTGGGGATCGCGCAGCATCAGCG
This region includes:
- a CDS encoding YkoP family protein gives rise to the protein MNRPWRQVLALGTALGGVAWAAEQATRWAGLGTVRRARSAQPGVGLLLRGGPDPQVTPALLDALQAAGATATFLFDEAAARAHPALVQQAGREGHTVLPLVGPGPWTGPWALARQVRVARHDFAALLGTPPTLFAPGPGVSRVAATLAGRWSGLTPVVGQPSGAWGGPLRGRRPGALLERSGTDPAALHLPPLLADLQARGYEVRGLDGLRGVRPENWRDLPATALQAVDVLYDRVGGIHRIGGHASSLFRVGAAPYPLADVTVPHPALPEGLTIRHGERLTEFHLDSARLVELAERPVAGRRIVTHSIRDLAATVRDDPECRARPAVFSISIFADVLALYGFTVLDLPPAHRRRLTWWSRTLRRAYGVSDPEKAHVPRLAVIARDELIRRHTTQRGHPLFKD
- a CDS encoding carboxylesterase/lipase family protein gives rise to the protein MASLIVHTADGALRGQPLTADGGRHARAWLGVPYAAPACGALRFAPPRPHPGWTGVRDARAPAPDVLQPLDPSVTLARPAEGSLALNIWAPPEGHGHPVLLWLHGGAFRAGSGRLYDGREYAARHGVVVVTVNSRLGPLGYANFGGLFGDERFTPNPGYQDQVEALRWVAANIAAFGGDPARITVGGQSAGAVAAALMLRDPQAAPLMAGAIVQSGTLNQVSPWDNSLSLAQAYADVLGVGPRTVDRLLTLPPEAFVRALHRLEQVRPRRLNSRPFLDGRVLPGGPEALLSAPAASVPLLLGAAREDYSLFVKVPDRIFPRTDRALLTRVMVPHLAPGQVRAVLAQYPDTPDGLVALGTDLFFHVGNDALLGAHPPEAPVYRYRFDWGTRLFGLGATHGMDLLFLWPRPLGHASGLLRGGEAGRRTALARQMQAAWAAFVHSGRPGPDWPAYTAQAPQVAGLSLSGLTLTTAGEQARRALWHDTLVPMP